In a single window of the Trypanosoma brucei brucei TREU927 chromosome 6, complete sequence genome:
- a CDS encoding protein phosphatase 2C, putative (similar to SP:P36982: Protein phosphatase 2C (EC 3.1.3.16) (PP2C). {Leishmania donovani chagasi}), giving the protein MGVMLPKPVLSKVVDRAGNYNIGVASACVNGYRVSMEDAHVMLVESEMSLLGIFDGHNGSGCSKYIADHLPQKVKALNGKHTQEELEKVCVSLDRDFILNQSDASGSTGTFCIVTRDYNVTICNVGDSRTIIARGGRLVFVTEDHKPTAGEERQRIEACGGCVVSGRVDGDLAVSRSFGDASFKRRDALDDYKSHKVVAVPDVTTHACRQGDIIILACDGVFEGNFSNEEVAAFVNEQASKSPDLAVAAARVCDEAIRRGSKDNVSCLIARLSDGASAARLYGAHSFLPGAPYPRMHDLSRTAYVAMAQMAQVTHADALAARYALLTAHENKTLSTKSPLEQTAFEMSDETDIEAEKNFFGWGPAPGNEAAFFRSLAEQSNK; this is encoded by the coding sequence ATGGGGGTTATGTTACCGAAACCGGTCTTAAGTAAAGTCGTTGATAGGGCGGGAAACTACAACATTGGAGTTGCATCCGCTTGCGTCAACGGCTATCGTGTGAGCATGGAAGACGCCCATGTAATGTTGGTAGAGAGCGAAATGAGTCTTCTTGGAATATTTGATGGTCACAATGGTAGTGGCTGCAGTAAATATATTGCCGACCACCTTCCCCAAAAGGTGAAGGCATTAAATGGTAAACACACGCAGGAGGAGTTGGAAAAGGTGTGTGTTTCTCTTGATCGCGACTTCATTCTGAATCAGAGTGATGCTAGTGGGAGCACAGGGACCTTTTGCATTGTTACACGTGATTACAATGTGACCATTTGCAACGTAGGTGATTCCCGCACCATTATTGCGCGTGGAGGTCGCCTCGTATTCGTCACGGAAGATCATAAACCAACAGCAGGTGAAGAGCGTCAGCGCATTGAGGCATGTGGAGGTTGTGTAGTGAGTGGACGTGTTGATGGCGATCTCGCAGTGTCTCGCTCCTTCGGTGATGCATCCTTCAAGCGCCGAGATGCGCTGGATGACTACAAGTCACAtaaagttgttgctgttcctGACGTTACAACCCACGCCTGCCGGCAAGGTGATATTATCATACTCGCCTGTGACGGTGTATTTGAGGGGAATTTCTCAAATGAAgaggttgctgcttttgttaaTGAACAAGCTTCCAAATCCCCTGACCTTGCCGTCGCGGCAGCTCGTGTATGTGATGAGGCCATACGACGTGGAAGCAAAGATAACGTTTCGTGCCTCATCGCACGGTTGTCGGATGGCGCTTCCGCCGCCCGCCTTTATGGAGCGCATTCATTCCTTCCTGGTGCCCCATATCCTCGCATGCATGATCTTTCTCGCACAGCTTATGTGGCAATGGCACAAATGGCACAAGTAACTCACGCAGATGCTCTCGCCGCCCGTTACGCACTGTTGACGGCTCACGAGAATAAAACTCTTTCGACAAAGTCACCATTGGAGCAAACTGCCTTTGAGATGAGTGATGAGACGGATATTGAAGCGGAAAAGAATTTTTTCGGTTGGGGTCCGGCCCCGGGCAATGAAGCCGCCTTTTTCAGGTCGCTAGCAGAGCAaagcaacaaataa